TCGTTTCACGATCGCCCCCGGTGTCTCGGCTGCTTTCGGCTTACCGCCGCCCCCACGACCAACACCGGGCAGCCCGCTCTTCTGATGACGCCTTCGGCGACGCTGCCGAGCATCAACCGGGAGAGCCCGCGGCGCCCCGCCGTGCCCACGATGACCACGTCCGCTTCCCAGCGCGCAGCCTCTCCCAAGATCGTCTCGACGGGGAGCCCGGCGAGGCAGCGGCCCTCGACCGGCAGACCCTGGGCTTGAAGCATCGAGAGCCATCGGTTCAGTTCCTGCCGCCGTCGATCCTGCGACAAGACGTTTGTTCCCTTCTTCATGGCGAACGTCTGGTTCATGCCGCGCCGCTTCGCCCCCGGCCCGAAGGCGTGGACGAGCAACAGCGAGGCATCGAGCCGTTTGGCCAATCCCGCCGCATGACGCAACACGACCGGAGTCGAGCCGGAGAGATCGGTTCCGACCAAAAACTTGCGCAGCCGCACCCGGGCGGGATGCCGAAACGCATCCCCCGACACCATGGCGTGAACGGTGAGCACGGGGCAAGGCGCCTCCCGCACGACCGCTTCCGCCGTGCTGCCGAGTTGCAGCCGGTCCCACCCGACTTTCCCATGCGTGCCGAGGGCGATCAGCTCGGGCCGCATTTTCTCCGCCGCGTCCAGGATACAGGCCCAGGGAATGCCGCACAGGAGCCTGGTCTCCGTCTTGACGCCTGCATGCTGCGCGGCGCGGGCCAGACGGCCCAGTTCCAACATGGCTGCGGTCTTGATCGGCCCCAGGTACCGGCTGCCCAACCCGGATCCATGGGGCCCCGCGGCCACAGCCTTCATGACGTGGAGGATCACGAGCTTAGCATGAAACCGCGCGGCCAGTGAAACCGCGTGCGCGAAGGCCTTTCTCGCGGGCGCCTGAAAATCCGTGGCGAGGAGAATCGTCCTCGGCGCATGGTCGGGTCGAGCAGTCATGCTCTCTTATATCCCGAACGGCCCGGCGAAGGCGAAGATTCTGCAAGGGAGTTCGTGCTGGTCCGGAAAGGACGGTTCGTCACCGGCTCATTCAAGAACGGCGCGCAGCCATTCGCCGAGATAGTGGGTCGCGGCCACCACGAGGAGGGCGATCGCGCCATGTTCGGCGATGACTTTCCAAGGGACGATCTTCTGGGCTTTGGCCAGGCCATAGCTTAACAGCGTCAGCAGGCCCAATCCCCACACGACGCTCGCGACCACCGCCTGGTCCAGCGGCAGGAGGATCACCGGCAGGACGAAGCTCATCGCGATCACGAACTTCGCCGCAAAGGTCGCGATGGTGGCTTCCCAGATCTCCAACTCGCTCCCGTTGTTCTTGGATTCCTCGGCGAGATGGATGCCCATGGCGTCGGACAGGGCGTCTGCCACCGCGATCGTGACGATGCCGCCGATGACCGCCACGCGGGAGTGAGTCCCGGCATTCAGTCCGACCAGAAGGCCAAGCGTCGTGATGACCCCGGAGGTGAGGCCGAAACTGAGGCCCGTCTTGACCGATTGGCGCATGTCAACAGGCACCGGCCGGGCGAGCGTTGACGCAGCCGGCGGCCCAGTCGCCCAGGTCCTTCAACAAGATTTGCAGGGCCCGGTTTGCCGCCACCGCTCCGCCGTAGGCATCGTCGGTCGGCGCCGGCTCGCTCATCTCGAAGCGCCGGATCCCGACCACCTGATAGGAAGGCATCGCGATCAGTTGGGCGCGCAGGCTCACCAGGACCCGACTCGGGCGTTGCAGAAATTCCTGCACGAGCACGACCTGGTCCAGGTCGAGGCGGACATCGCCGCGCACGGACGTCGGCATCGCCATCACTGCCCGCCAGACGCCGGTCCGTTCGAGCGTCCGGACCAGCAGGGGCTGGAGCATCCGCGACGGCGCCTCGGCCCATTGATGGGCGGCGTAATAGCCGATTTCATAGGGACGCTGAACGTAGGCCATGTTCGGCGATTCGAACCCCGGTTGCGCCTGCGGCACGTTCACGACCAGGAGGCCGGCGCCGGGCTTGGCCGGCGGCGCGTCGGCTCCGTTCGATTGGGCGTCCAGCGTCAACACGAACGTGCGGACGGTTTCGCGGGTCTCGCGCGGGACCGAGAAGCACCCGGCCAGCACGCAACAGAGGCCGCCGGCCGCGAGCATGCGCGCCGCCAACCTCGACGCCCTCCATCCTTTCATCCCAGTCCCCGCCATCCTGTCTTCACTCTCCTGGCCCGCGCGGGCCCCGCCCCTTGCCGAACACGAGCGAGCTGGGTTCCCGCTCCAGTTGCCTGGCCACCTGCTGCAAGGTCGCGGTGAGCTGCCGCATCTCCGTGACGAGCTGGCCGGTCTCGACCAGCGTCTGCCTGGTGAACTGTTGCAGCTCCGGCTGGCTGTCCCGCACGACCGCCCCGACGGCCCGGCTCGTCTGCGCCAGTTCCTCCGTCATCGTTTGCAGCGCCGCCGCGCTCTTGTTGATGCGCTCGACCAACGACGGGATCTGCTTGTTGAGGGATTCGGTCATGGAGGCCAGGTTCTCCGCCGCCTGGGCGGCGCCCACGACCCCTCGGTCCAGCCGGTCGCTCCGGGCCGCGAGCGTATGGGTCATCTCCGCCAGATCCTTGAGCATCTGCTTGAGCACAGCGCGATTTTCGTCGTCCACCACCCGCGCCGCGTTCTGGCTCAACGTGGTGAGGCTCGTAACCAGTTGCGAGAGCCCCTGCTCGGACAGGAGCCGGGAAAGCGCCATGTCGAGCCGGCCGAACAGCGAGGGCGCGCTCTTGATCACCGGGTATTCCTGCTGGCCCTCCACGGTCAAGGGCGGGGCGTCTCGGCTTCCGCCGTTCAGGTTCAACGTCACCAAGCCGGTCAGGCCCTGCGTGACCAGGATGGCCACCGTGTCGGTCTTGACCGGCGTGCCGCTGACAAGGTCGAGGGTGATCCGCACCTCTTCCGGATTGTCCGGATTCAACACGATCTCCTTGACCCGCCCCACTTCCACTCCGCGATAGCGGACGATCGAATTCTCGCTCAGCCCCGACACGGACTCGTGCGTATAGACGTAATAGCGGTCGTACTGGCCTCGATAGTCCGACTTGCCCAGCCACAGCACGCCCGCCAGCGTGGCCACGCCGAGGGCGGCGATGAAGGACCCGACGACTATGTATTTGACTCGGGGTTCCATGCGTGTTTGGCGGCCGCTCCGCGTCCTCGAGGCCCATGAAAATACTGTTTGACGCCCGGCTCCTCGGATCGAGACAGCTCGGCCATCGTGCCGATGCCCAGCACGCGGCCGTCGCCGATGACCGCGACCCGGTCGGCGACCCGCCAGAGCAGGTCCAGATCGTGCGTGACCATGACCACCGTCAGGCCGAGCAGCGACTTCAAATTCAGGATCAGCTCGTCGATGCCGGCCGAGCTCATCGGATCGAGGCCGGAAGTCGGCTCGTCGAGAAACAGCAGCTCCGGGTCCATGGCGATCGCGCGGGCCAGGGCCCCGCGTTTGCGCATGCCGCCGCTCAGCTCGGCCGGATACTTCGGTCCGCTGTCCATCGGCAACCCGACCGCGGCGAGCTTCACGGCCACGATGTCGCGGATCAGCCGCTCGCTGAGCGACGTGAATTCCCGCAGCGGCACCGCCACATTGTCTTCGAGCGTCAGCGAGCTGAACAGGGCGCCCTGTTGAAACATGACCCCGAACCGTTGGTACAGGGCGGGGGCGCGGCCGGCCCGGTAGGTCGCGCTGTCCAGACCGAACAGCCGCACGGTTCCCGAGGTGGGCCGGTGCAGGCCGATGATCTCCCGCATCAGCACCGATTTCCCGCAGCCGCTGCCGCCGGCGATGGCAAAGATCTCCCCCGGCCTGACCGAGAGGCTCACGTCCCGGTGCACGACCGCGGTCCCGAACCTGGTGCTCACATGGCTCACCTCGATGATCGGACTCGCCGCAACGGCCGCCGAACTGTCAGCCTGGATCATGGTTCCAACCCCGCCCCGATGACTTACACATTCCACCAATTGAACAGGATGCTGCAAAAGGCGTCGAACACGATCACCAGGAAGATGCTCTGAACCACGCTCATCGTCGTGCGCCGGCCGACCTGGTCCACCCCGCCTTGAATCTGAAACCCCTGGTAGCAGCCCACCAGCGCGATGATCAGCGCGAAGAACGGCGCCTTGCCGATCCCGATCAGAAAATGCCGCAGCGCGACCGCTTCCTCGAACCGCGAGATGAATTCCGTAAAGCTGACGTTCAGCTCGCTCAGCGCGATCAGCATGCCCCCGAACACCCCGAGTGCGTCGGCATAGACCGTGAGCAGGGGCATCGCGATGATCAGGGCCAGCACGCGCGGCATCACAAGCAGGTCGATCGGCGACAATCCGAGCGTGCGGATCGCATCCAGCTCCTCCGTCACCCTCATCGTCCCGATCTCGGCGGCATAGGCCGAGCCGGACCGACCGGCCAGGAGAATCGCCACGATGATCGGCGCGATCTCGCGCAACAGCGAAATCCCGACCAGGTCCACGACGAAGATGTTCGCGCCGAACTGGCGCAGTTGCTCCGCCCCCTGATAGGCGATGACGACGCCCATCAGGAACGTCAGCAGCCCCGTGATCGGCAACGCATTGACCCCGTCCAGCTCCACGTTCCGGAAGACGGTCCGCCACCGGATGTGGCCAGGCGCCAAGGCCAGGCGTCCGCCGGCGCTCGCGCTTTCGCCGAGAAAAGCGAGGGCCTGCACGAGATTGAGGCCGGCCGTCCAGGCGCCCGCGCCCAGCCGTTCCAACGGACCCAAGCGGGCCGCCGGGAGTTCCTTGGTCACGGCCCAGGTCTGTCCGACCCGTTCGAGGAGCCGGCCGAATTCTTTGCGGACCCCCTGGACCGTGACGGCGTATCCCCGCCGTTGCAACTCGGCCATGGTCCGGTACATCAGGACCGCGCCGCCGGCATCCATCGCGGTCATGCCGCTGGTGTCCCACTTCAAATGCTTGACCGGAGGCCAGACACAGGCCTCGACGGCCGGTTCCAGATCGGCCAGTTGAGCGACCGTCCAGGCTCCGTCGCAATGGACGACCCCGTCCTGATCCACCCTGATCATCGGCGCCGCGTGCTGGTTCATCGACAGACCTTCCGTCGTGAGCCCAAGCCTACGCCGAAACGAGGGGCCGGAGCCAGTCATTTATGGTTAGCCAAATGGACGTACCGCTTCAGCGACTCACCGGCGCCGATCCGATCAGAACGCCAGATAGAGCCCCACGCCGAATGTTTCAATCTTTTGATTGAAGAATTGCCCGTAGGGATTGAAGCCCCGATAATAGTTGAACAACAGGCGAAACCGGCGCGTCCCCGTCTCCCGCGACCATTCGATGCCGGCGACGGCGTTGGTGTTGACGTTCCAGGCCAGTTCCTCGAACGATTTGAAGTCCGCTCCCAACACCGGCGTCACCCGCAGCGCCCCGACGGTTTCGCCAAACAGCAGCGAGCGCATGGTGGGACCGCGGAGTTCAACGCCCCACTGTGCCTTGCCCCGTTCCAGATCCGGAGTCCGGTGCAGGAGATAGCCGCCGCCCGCATAGATCCGCCCCCAGCCGCCCGGCGCGTCGAGCGACAACAGCGCTTCGGCCTCTTCAAAACTCAGGTTCACCCGGTTGAGTCCCGGATTGCCGAGGAGAAACTCGTCACCGAGATGGCTGCTCTGATGGTACAAGCGCGCGCGCAGCGAGACCAGCCCGCTCCGCCAGCTCACCGGAATGCCGACCACGAAGTCGGTATTGAGCAGATCCGAGGACGGCGCATCCAGATTGAACTGCGAAAAGACCCCGGCCAAAATCCCGACTTGCCAGCCGTTGCAGCCCCGGCGCTTCGAATACAACCCAAAATTTTCCCCGAACCCGACCGATCCGATGTTGGCCGAGGTATTGGCCTGTCTCACGCGAACCGCCTGGTAGGTCGCGAAGAATTGCGGCTGTTTGGGGTCGGCGAACAGGGGCCGGAATACATCGTCGCTCGGGAAGGGCACCCCTTTGGAGCGGGCTTCCGTTGCCTCGTCGCCGGCGGCCCCCGATTCGTAGCGGCAATCGACGGCAGGTCTCTCTTCCTTGTCCCCGCTCCCATCGGGCCCCGGGCCGGCGGCCAGGACTAGGCCGGACCAACAGACCACTGTGACTGCCGCAACCGTGGTCCAGAGCCATCGTCGGGCGCCCGATCCTGTAGCGGCCATGTCCGCCTATCCCCCGTTCATGCAAACTGTTTCCGGAACCGCCACGTCCCAATTCCGAACAATGTGCCGCCAAGCGCCGTCATGGCCAGCACCGGCTGCCACAGAATCTGCAGGCCTGCGCCCTTCAGCAGAATGCCGTGGGTGATTTCGATGAAGTACCGGAGCGGCGACAGGGCCATCAGATTGCGCACCCAGGCGGGCATCGCCTCCAAGGGCGTCGTGATCCCCGACAGGAGCAGCATCGGAGCGACGACCAAGAGCGTCATCATCCCCACCTGCGCCTGGTTGCGCGTGACCGTCGCCGCGAACAACCCCATGCCGGCCGTGCTGAACACGAACAGCACCGTGAGCGCAAAGAACAGCGGCACGCTGCCTTTGACCGGCACCCCGAACACCGGTCGCATGACGCCGAACAGCGCCACCGCCACCGCGCAGAGGATCACCGCTGTCATCGCGAGCACCTTCGACAGCATGATCTGCATCGGGGTGAGCGGCGAGACCATCAACTGTTCCACCGTGCCGCGCTCTTTCTCGCGCACCAGCGCCGCCGCCGGCAGCAGCATTGCGAAGATCGTAATCATGCGGAGCAGGTGGGAGATGGATTCGAACCAGGTTTCATTCTGGTCCTGGTTGTACCAGACGCGATGGTCGCTCGCGATGACCGGGAGGTTCGGCTCGGAGCCGTCCGGCGCGCCAATGCGCGCCAGCGCCGCCTCCTGGCCGTACTGCCCGACGATGCGAGCCGCGTACCCGGCGGCCGAGAGCCCCTGCGGCGAATTGGTCGTATCCACCAACAGTTGCAGGGCGACGGGCTCTCCGGCCAGCAGGGATTCCTGAAACCGGGCGGGGATGTCCAGCAGGACCATCGACCGGCCCCGGTCGAGCCGCTGGAATCCTTCGTCCGGATTGGCAATCTCGCCGTCGAACCGGAAATAGGGGGCATGAAACCGATGGATGAGTTCCCGCGAGGACAGGCTGTGATCCGCGTCGAAGACCAGCAGGCCGGCGTTCCGCAACTGGGTCTGGATGCCGCTCCCCGTGATGTACACGGAGAGGGTGAACGAATAGAGGAGAAACCCCATGAGCGGAATGTCGCGGAACAACTGCCACAGTTCCTTGCGCGTCATCACGGCCAGCCGCCGCCACCACAGTGCGGCGCGCCGGACGGGAATGGCGCCCGGGCCGCTCATGACCTGGGCCTCTTGCTGAACAGTCGATAGCCGACGATGCCCAGCACCGCCGCATAGAGCGCCAGCGCGAGGACGTCCGTCCACAACACGGCCGGCCCCACATCCTTGAGGAAGGTGCCGCGGACGATGTTCGTGTGGTACATGCCGGGAAACAGATGGGCTTGAAATTGCGCCGCCCGGCTTAAGGAGGAGACCGGCACGACCAGACCGGAAAACAGGATGGTGGGCACCGTGCTCACCACCACGGTGATGATCAAGGCGGCCTGCTGCGTCCGGACCAGCAGCGAGATGACGAGCCCGATGCCGGTGCTGGCCAGCACGAACACGAACGAGGACGCGAAGAACAAGAGCGGGTTGCCTTTGAACGGGACCGCGAAGAGGAGCACGGCCATGAGCCACAAGACCACGACGTTGATGAGGGAGATGGCGACGTAGGGCAGCAACTTGCCGGCCAGAAACTCGAGCCGGCTCACCGTGGCGCTGTAGATGTTGTAAATGGACCCGGTTTCTTTCTCCCGCACCACGCCGAGCGCGGTGAGGAGCGGCGACGACACCATGAGCGACAACATGACGAGCGCCGGGACCGTGGACCAGGTGCTCCGCACCTCTTCATTGTAGAGGTAGCGCACCTCCAGCGTGACCGGCCTGGCGAGTTCCCGAGCCTTCGCGCGGGTGAGGCCCCGGTTCCGCGACAGATGATCCGCAAGGAGTTCTTCGTTGAGCGCGCCGTTGATCGCGACGACGTACCCCTTGGTAATATCCGTCCGCAGAGGAAACGTGCCGTCCAGCAGCGTCTGGACGCTCACCGGTAGTCCCGACCGCAACCGCTCCTGGAACTTCTCCGGCACGATGATGACCGCCCGAGCCTTGCCGCTCAGCAACCAGGCATCGGCCTCGGCCTCGCCCGCGAGGGAGCCTCGATAGCTGAAATACCGCGACTGGATGAACCGGTACAGGTAATCCCGGCTCAACTCGCTCTGATCCCGGTCGACGGCCACGAACGGAATCTGCTCCACGTCCAACACCAGACCGTAGCCGAACACGACCATCCAGAGCGCCGGCATCAGGAACGCGAGCAACAGGAACATCCGATCACGGGTGGTCTCCCGCCATTCTTTGGAGGCCACCGCCGCCACGCGCCGGAACGTCATGCCGCCGCCTCCTTGGCCGTCCGCCGCTCCTGCCGCTCGAGCGACATCACGCGATAGACAAACACGTCTTCCAGGCTCAGCGGCAACTGGGTCACCGCATCGACCCGAATGCGTTCCGCCTCCAACATCCTCCGAATCCTCGACTCTTCGCGGGCCGGATCGGAGGCCAACAGGTGAATGTTCGTCCCGAACAGCGCCGCACCGGCATATCCGGCCTGTTCCAGCCGCTTGAGCGCCGGGGAGGGTTGGTCCGTCCGGATCTCCAGGAGCCGGCCCGCCTCCTCTTCTACCCGACTTTTCATGTCGGCGGGCGCCCCCTCGGCGACCACGCGGCCAGCATACATCAGGGCCAGGTGATCGCAATGTTCCGCTTCGCTCATATAGTGGGTCGTGATCAGGATTGCGACGCCATCCTCGCGGGACAGTCGAGACAGGATGTCCCAGAAGCGGCGCCGGCCGATCGGGTCCACCCCGGAGGTCGGCTCATCGAGAAACAGCACGCGCGGCCGATGGACCAGCGCGCAGCCCAATGCCAAACGCTGCCGCACGCCCATGGGAAGCCGGCCCGTCAGATCCGTTTCGTAACCCTTGAGGCCCGCCATCGCCAAAATCCACTCCAACCGTTCACGGGTTTCCCGCCCGCTCAATCCATAGATCCCGGCAAAGAGCCGGATGTTCTCCACCACGGTCAAATCCAGATACAGGGAAAAGGCCTGGGACATATAGCCGATCCGCTCCTTGATCGTCCCGGCGGCGCCGCGCATGTCGGCGCCGGCCACCCACCCCTCACCCTCCGACGGCGGGAGAATGCCGGTCAGCATCTTGATGACGGTGGTTTTGCCCGCTCCATTGGCTCCCAAGAGGCCGAAGATCTCCCCCTGTTTCACGCGGAAGCCGACGCGATCCACCGCCCGAAACGCCCCGAAGTCCCGGCTCAAGTCCTTCGCTTCGATGGCCACCCCCTCGTGCGTGTTTCGCTCGGACGCCGGAGGTGTCCATTCCGCAGCCGCCGCTTGGCCGGTTTGCCCCGATTGCCGGAGCAACAGGGCGACAAAGACGTCCTCGAGTTCGGAGGCCTCCGTGCGGATGTGCGGGGCGGGGAATTCGCCGAGCACCGCTTGGACGCGCCGCACGGCCGTCGCCGGATCAGGGTCCTGCAGAAAGACATGTATCGCCGGACCGAGCGCTTCCGCCTGCGGAAACTCCCGCTTCAACCGCTCCAATGCCTCCAGTTGCAGGGTCGCTTGGAGCACGACCTTGACGCCCGGAACCATCGCGAGAATGTCCGCGGGCCTGCCGACGGTCAAGGTGACGCCCTGCGAAAGAAACGACAATCGGTGAAAGCGGGCCGCTTCATCCATGTAGGCGGTCGAAACCAGCGCCGTCATGCCGCGTTCCTGAAGAAGCTCGGCGAGGATGATCCAGAAGTCGCGTCGCGAGACGGGATCGACGCCGGTCGTCGGCTCGTCAAGGATGGCCAGCTCCGGCTCATGAATCAGCGTGCAGATCAACCCGAGCTTCTGCTTCATCCCGCCCGAAAGCTGCTTCATCGGCCTGTCGCGGAAACGATCGAGTCGGGTCATCGCCAGCAGCCGAGCCTTGCGCTCGCGAAGTTCGGCCTCCGGGACTAATCGCAGGCGGGCGAAGAAGTCGATGTTCTCCTCGACGGAAAGTTCCGGGTAGAGGTTCAGCCCCAGGCCCTGAGGAAGGAACCCGATCCGCTGTTTCACCTGTTCGGCGGCCCGTTCCGAATCCACCCGTATTCCAAACACCTCGACTTCACCGGCCTCGTACGACAGGACCCCGGCGATCGCCTTCATCAGGCTGCTCTTGCCGGAGCCATCAGGCCCGATGAGGCCGTAGATCTCTCCACGCCGGACTTCGAGATCCACGCCCTGCACGGCGACGTGCCTCTTGTAGCGCTTGACGAAGCCGGAGACGCGCACAATCGTTTGATCGTCAGCCATTGGCGGGTTTGTCATTCGTCAGACGTCATTCGTCAACCGAAAAGACACCAACCATACTCGCACGGAAAAGCTCGTCAATCGGCAAGCGTCATTCGTCAATCGGAAAACACGAATGACGGTTGATGTTTCCCTCGCGATTGACGATTGACGTTTAACGTTATTTTGGCCTCGTCCAGGCCACCTCGTCCTTCCACCGAATGATCGCGTCCGCCGGGAGGCCCGGCGTCAACCGGTGATCGGGGTTGGCCGCCAGATAGAGCTTGACCGCATAGATCAGCTTCACCCGCTCGTCGGGCGTCTGGACTTCCTTGGGCGTGAACTCGGCCTTCGAGGCAATGTAGCGGACCGTGGCGTCGAACGGCTGCTCGGGAAAGGCGTCCGTATAGATCCGGGCGGGCAAGCCCAGCCGCACCTTGCCGATCAGGACTTCCGGCACATAGGCCTTGAGGTAGAGCCGGTCCAGGTCAACGACCTCGAAAAGCGGCGTGCCGGCGGCCACAACCTCGCCGACATCGACCATCCGGGTCGTGACGGTTCCGTCGGCCGGGGCGAGAATCGTGAGGTCGGCCAAAATACTTTGGGCTTCGTTCAGGACCGCCTCGGCCTGATCCCGCTGGCGCTCGAGCGCCGCGATCTCCTCTTCCTTGGCGCGGATCCGTTTCCAGCCCAATTCCGCCTGCGCCAGCTCCTTCGTCGCCTTGGCGAGCCCGGATTGAGCGGCGGCCACGTCGTTCCGCGCGACGGTCCAACGGGCGCTGGCCTGGTCGTACTGTTGTCGGGCCACAGCCTGATCAGGGAGCAGGTTGCGGAATCGTTGCTCGTCGCGCCGGGCCTCCTGCTCGACCGCCTTGGCCTTTTCCAGTTCCGCCTTGGCTTGGTCCACATGGGACTGAGCCGATTCGATGGCCAACGGCACCTCCAGATTCAATACCGCCAGGGTCGTATGGGCCGCCTGCACTTGCGCTTCGATCGCTTCCCAGGCATGGCGAGCCTGATCGACCCGCGCGGCGGTCTGGACGTCGTCAAGCCGGACCATCACTTGGCCCGCCGTGACCATGTGCCCCTCTCGGACCAACAGTTCTTGGACGCGCCCCGGAAATTTGCTCGCGACCGTGAGATGATCGCCTTCGATGCGGCCGTTGGTTTGAATCAACCCTTCCGGCAGGCCGGCCTTCCAGAGACCGCGACCGAACAGAAACGCGCCGCCGATCCCAACCAGCACGATCGCCAGCCCGATGATGAGAACACCACGCCTGAGGTTCATGATGCGGATTGCGTCACACGATAGGCCGGTGAACGCCTTGCCGCTCCGGCAACCCGGCATCGGCCGGTCTCTTCCTGGCCAGCGGACGTTTCACAGCGTCTTGTGCGTGCCGTCGCAGAAGGGCGGATTGCCGGTGTGCTTGCATTGACATAAGGCCACCTGCTTGCGCTCCGCGATGGTGAATTCAAGCGGAGCAAACTCCGATCCCGTATGAGAGCCATCGCAAAAGGGCTGCGTCTTGGACCGTCCGCAACGGCACCAATA
The DNA window shown above is from Nitrospira tepida and carries:
- a CDS encoding CDGSH iron-sulfur domain-containing protein, with translation MGKPTIAAKQPAVLTLDPGTYYWCRCGRSKTQPFCDGSHTGSEFAPLEFTIAERKQVALCQCKHTGNPPFCDGTHKTL
- a CDS encoding HlyD family secretion protein, with the protein product MNLRRGVLIIGLAIVLVGIGGAFLFGRGLWKAGLPEGLIQTNGRIEGDHLTVASKFPGRVQELLVREGHMVTAGQVMVRLDDVQTAARVDQARHAWEAIEAQVQAAHTTLAVLNLEVPLAIESAQSHVDQAKAELEKAKAVEQEARRDEQRFRNLLPDQAVARQQYDQASARWTVARNDVAAAQSGLAKATKELAQAELGWKRIRAKEEEIAALERQRDQAEAVLNEAQSILADLTILAPADGTVTTRMVDVGEVVAAGTPLFEVVDLDRLYLKAYVPEVLIGKVRLGLPARIYTDAFPEQPFDATVRYIASKAEFTPKEVQTPDERVKLIYAVKLYLAANPDHRLTPGLPADAIIRWKDEVAWTRPK